ATTAAATTCATTATTTTTTGTATTAATTATTATTTTATCTTCTTCCCTATTTACATTATCGTAATTACTCTCAATAATATGTATTTTATAAAATTTTCCTAAAAGTTTCACAGTTGTCCCTGTTTCAAAAGTCTCATCAACACTATTTTTCTTATATTTCTTTATTTTATTAATATTACTATCTATCCAATCTTTTTTAGATAAAATAAATTGTTCTATATAATATCTATCAATATGTAATGGTGCAGATATGTATATACTTAAATCACTTCTTATTCTTAGATTAATATTCTTAACTTTTTTTCTTTCAACTTCATATCCTAAAATATTCTCAACCAATATTAATGTCCTCCATCTCTTTTTCAAGAGTTAATCTTATTGGATCTAAAACAAAAACTGTTTTATCTAGTAATTTATAATACAAATTTTCGTCCAAAACTTTTATAGCTTTTACTATTTTTAATACATTATCTTTTTTATTAATAAAAATTTTTTTATCTAAAAAGACTAATACCATTTTAAATTTTTGAATTTTAACACCATCATAATTTGAGTTAAATGAAAGTGAACGAATTAATAAATCTTTTATATTAAATAAATCTATATAAATATTTTTTATACCAAATAAATCTCTTTTTACTATTACCAATTCATTATCTATTCCCATAACTTTTTCAAACTTATCATTATAGTTTTCTATTATTTTTCTTGAACCTTTAATAACTAAACTAGTTAATAAAAATATTATTATAAACCTTACCATTAATACTCCTAAACCAATTTATCTAAAAATACTGTTGCTAGACCTAAGAATAAGAAAAATCCACATATATCAGTAATAGTTGTTAATACTACTGCTGAGGCCATTGCCGGGTCAATTTTAAGTAGTTTTAGACCAACTGGTATAAGATAACCTACTAGAGAAGCTATAACACAGTTTCCTATCATAGCCAGGAAAATAACAAAACTTAAATAAAAACTCTTATAAAAGAAATAGATTGCAATACCGCATATTATTCCTAAAATAATACCGTTTATAAATCCTAATGCTATATATTTAAGAGATATATTCCAACTATCATCACTATCGCTTTCATCTAAGGCAATTGATCTAATTGTAACAGCTAAACTTTGAGTTCCTGCATTACCACCCATACCCGAAACTATAGGCATAGAAACTGCAAGAGCAACTACAGCATCTATTGTATTTGAAAATAAACCTACTGTAAATGATGCAAGGAAAGTTGTTATTAAATTTATTGCAAGCCACGGTAATCTTTTTGATACACTTTCTTTTAAAGTTGTTTCTAGTGTTTCATCATCTCCAGCCCCGTGCATTTTCAAGATATCTTCTGTATTTTCTTCATTAATTACATCAATAACGTCATCTATTGTTATTATCCCTAGCATATTACCTTTTCTATTTACAACAGG
The nucleotide sequence above comes from Streptobacillus felis. Encoded proteins:
- a CDS encoding M48 family metallopeptidase, which gives rise to MVENILGYEVERKKVKNINLRIRSDLSIYISAPLHIDRYYIEQFILSKKDWIDSNINKIKKYKKNSVDETFETGTTVKLLGKFYKIHIIESNYDNVNREEDKIIINTKNNEFNYKKKLMEIFYYKEAEKLFKQRIENYLLIMNEKIERLIVKTIKGKWGYCVPNKGIIALNTNLIKRSLFEIDYVIIHELAHLKHPNHSVNFYRHVEKYMPNYKEAELKLKYK